A stretch of DNA from Lotus japonicus ecotype B-129 chromosome 4, LjGifu_v1.2:
AAACTTTTCTCTTTTGAGTTAACACTTAAAAAAGAAGTTTGGTTGCAGAAGCGGTAGCAAAACATGGCTTAGATTTGAGGCGCAACTTGTAGTTTGATTTTTCCCTAGGTGCCtctttttgatacatcggaaaagcCCTAGGTGCCTCTACCCATTCtaattcatcaaaaaaaaacttaaaaaagaaacaataagAGGAAGAGtgtaatatgaaaataaaagttTGTCTAAATAACCTAAGGAAAAACTTGAATTAAATTACCATAATTATATGTGGACCAATAATATTTAACATAACTAAAATTTATAGCCCACTTATGTTAAATATGATTGGATCAcatctaaaattaaattatattgatttaacccaaatttaatttattaaggGTTATTTTGATGAAAATAAAATGTAATAATATTAGTGATTTGAGGTCATAATAAGTAGAAACgaaacgttaaaaaaaaaaagtagaaacgAGACGAGACGAGACGAGACGAAAAGGGTTTTAAGGGCAGTGGCACGGAGCGAGCGGGGAGGGAGGAAGTGTGAGAAAATTGCATTTGGGTTTTAGAGAGGTGAAGAACCGAAGCGAAGAGGTGCGTGCATTTTCAACTAGGGTTCGGTTCTGCTTCTGATTTTCTTCTCGCATTCCATTCTAAACATTCACGATGCTTTGCTTTTGATTTTCAACAACTTCACACACGCACACACTCATACTCACAATTGATCGATTTCTTTGCTTGCTTATCTAGTTATTTTCATTCACCTATCGTTTCGTTTCTTCTCAGTTTTTTCGCTGATTTGAGGTGACAGAATGGCCAATTTAGCTTTGACTGGTATACTGGAAAAGGTACTATTGTTATTTCTTATTCAAAGAGGAATGCATTTTTTCGTTACCAACTAAACTAAACTGTTTGATTCATCTTCTCATAACAGATGACTGGGAAGGATAAAGATTACAGGTATATGGCCACATCTGATTTGTTAAATGAGTTGAACAAAGCCACATTCAGGGCCGATTCCGATCTCGAGCTCAAATTGAAGAATATCATCATACAACAGCTTGATGATGCTGCTGGTGATGTTTCTGCACTAGCTGTCAAATGGTAATaccactactactactactactactactagtaCTTTCTTTCTCAATGTTATGCTATTATACTGCACCACCATTCAGTTCAAGTAATCtatttattattgatttaaaccTGATTCAAAATTGCAGTCTCGCTCCGTtagtgaagaagatgagtgaggCCAGGGTTGCGGAAATGATCGCACAGCTGTGTGTCAAATTGCTCAATGCAAAGGACCAGCATCGCGACACTGCTAGCATAGCCCTCAAGACGGTTGTTGCTGAAGTTTCTACTCAGTCTCTTGCACAGTCTATTCTTTCAATTCTCTCACCAGAATTGATAAAAGGAATTACTGGCCCAGTAAGTTCTTCATTTTGCTTAAAAACTGCATTCCTATTTGGGGGGTGGCCGCCACACGCCTCAATTCAGGACTGAAAACTATGGTTTTTGGACAAAATGTTGATTAAGAGTTTTTTGTTACTTTATTAATAATTGCTGGTAAATTAGGGTTGAGTTTTACAATCTATATCTTTTGGTCTAGTAAGCCCATAGATCTATGGTGCAATATGACCTATGCATGCGGTGATAATCCAATTATTTTGTTCTTGTGCATTACTTGGGAGTTGTGTGACAAAAAGGGGatcatattgattttttagGTGTTTAATTTGGGCCTTTTGGTTTTGGGATCTACCTAAGCCAATTGGTTCATGGGCTTCCAGAATTCTTTGAGAAAAGGAAATCTTCTGAATGGCTTTAAAATTTggcaattttttgttttcatttacgAAATTGCTTAGTTTTGTGTTTGTCCCTCTCCCGTGCTTAAGCGTTAatcacaattaattataaacacTTTATTTAGTGCTTTTTCTAAGTGACATGCTATTATAAATCTCCTTATTTTATCCACAGGGAATGGGCACAGATATTAAATGTGAATGTCTGGATATTCTATGTGATGTCTTTCATAAATTTGGCAATCTGATGGCAGTTGACCATGAACTGTTATTAAGTTCCCTACTTTCTCAGCTGAGTTCTAATCAAGCTAGTGTGCGTAAGAAGACTGTGACATGCATCGGTAAGACAACTTCAAATTGGTGGTCTTTTGTTTTCCATGTGAAGTTTGTTTTACTGGAGAGTTGATAGTTTTTTTCACTGTTTGAATATTGTCAAGTTTTTCTCCTTCCATTGGTTGAAAACTCTGTTGTAGAAAAGTTGTTTAGAGCAAAATCTTATTCAGTTTTTTACTATATATAACTTTTCTATACTCTGATTTGAACCTGTTAATCTTTTAAAGTCATCTAGATTTTTGTTGTAACTGGAATATGGGGTAAAATGTAACCATGAATTTCGAATTGGCAAGCTAAACCTGACAGAGAGACTAAATTATTAATCCTTCACCTCTTCTAtattgaaaattatattaaagGTGGACATTTTGTCGTCAAGAAAACTGATGATGGCCTCCTGAAACATGGCCTCCAGAGTTTCAGGATTGAATTGGAATTTTCAAGTCCATGTATATGTTGTTTACGAATGGAACACTAATTGATTGGATATAGTTCATTAAATTCCTGATCGCATTGAAATACTTGATGCAAGACAAGATATTTTGAACCCTGAAATGGACAATTTTAAATTTGGTTGAGAATATTGTTGCTGAAAGCATGAACGTAAAATTGTAGTTTGCTTTAACAAATTCTTTTTCATCTCTTCAGCATCTCTTTCTTCGAGCTTGTCAGATGATTTGTTGGCTAAAGCAACAGTTGAAGTTGTTACCAACTTAAAAAATAAAGCTGCCAAGCCTGACATGACCCGTACAAATATACAGATGATTGGTGCTTTGAGGTTAGCAATTTCTTCCATATTATTTTCTCCCTTTTGCTTCAGTTTCTTTTTAATGTTGAAAAGAAAATCACTTTCTTGTTAATAATAGCTTCTGATAATTGGTGTTTTAGTCGAGCTGTTGGCTACCGATTTGGGCCCCATCTTGGAGACACAGTTCCGGTGCTTATTAATTACTGTAATAAGGCCACAGAAAACGATGAAGAGCTCTGTGAGTATAGCTTGCAGGTGATAAGTTTATTCTACGAAGTGTGCATATTTGTAAATGTAATAACACAGTGTCAGTGATCAGTCATATGCTCAATAATGTTAATATTTGTCTGCAGGCTCTAGAAAGCTTTCTCCTAAGGTGTCCAAGGGATATTTCTGTTTATTGTGATGAAATTCTACATCTGACACTAGCATATCTAAGTTATGATCCAAACTTCACGGACAACATGGAGGAGGATAATGATGATGAAGGTCAtgaagaggaggaggatgagTATGCTCTTTTGGGTTCATTTGGCTGAGTGTGGGATTAATGTTTACATGATATGCTTCATGTTAATCATGCCATATATGTTATATTGTTTGGCAGGGAGAGTGAAAATGAATATACAGATGATGAAGATGTCAGCTGGAAAGTTCGCAGAGCAGCAGCTAAATGCTTAGCAGCATTGATTGTTTCTCGTCCTGAGATGCTTTCAAAGCTGTATGATGAGGTAATTATGCTATTAGTGTCTTATTCGTATTTCGTACGTAATCTACTGTTCTCTTTGTCTTTTTAAGATATTGCTATTGTATTACTTGATCTCTCTGGGTAGTGGGTGAATATTTGGTTTGATGAGGTATTATGTTATCCTCATTTCCTTCTTATAAATTCTTTTATACaaagaaaataaactttttACATGTTTCTGAATATGCTTGTTCGCTGTAATCTTTAGGTGTATTACTGCCTAACCGTAAACTTTCTCTTTTAGGCTTGTCCAAAACTGATTGACAGATTTAAAGAGCGAGAAGAAAGTGTAAAGGTAGGTGAAAAtaagtaatttatttttagtgTTTGATGACACAAGGTTATTTCTCTGACATGGATGGGTTGCAGATGGATGTGTTTAATACTTTCATTGAGCTCTTACGTCAAACTGGAAATGTCACAAAAGGGCAGATTGATGAAAATGAAACGAGGCAAGTGGCTTATGTTCTTCCTAGTGACAAATCACTTTATctaatttcatttttcaatcTGAACCATCCAAATTTTAAGCTACTATCTAACAGCCAAACCGCAATATTACAGACTTACCCACCTTTGGGTCACTTTTTCACTTACCCACATTAAAGGAACCCTTATAGAGTAATGttcttgtatatttttgtaAAGTCTgaagtaaatatttttttgaagaaCCTGTAGCATTTGTAACGCATGAAATCTGTTatccaagagcacttctgttaTTATGACTGGTGTATAGCTTCACTGCTCTGCTTTTACAGAGATGACATTTTACAAATTTTATATCTGAACACAGCTCTTTAGGTTACaaggaaatacccatttttgatGTGATCCTCACCGTTTAGCTATctatgttagaaatataatcattCATGTGCCATTTACCTAACAGcctaagcttttgggataattggtccCTGACAAACAACTGCGTTTAGTCATTTACGCTAACATATGCGTCTAAACCCTAAAATATATTTGGGTTAGAAGCTTTATCATTAGCAATATTATCATTGACCATGTCTGTTTTTCCAGTAGTTAAACCCAGTTTTTCCAATAACCTCATAATATATAGCACTAATTAACTTCTTGGCACTGACATGCTGTGCAGTCCTCGATGGTTGTTGAAGCAAGAACTGTCCAAGATTgtcaaatctataaataggcaATTGCGTGAGAAGTCTATCAAAACAAAGGTAGCAGTCACAAAAAATTCATATTTGATTAAACTCTCGCCAGATTCTAAGCATAGTTGTCTATGTAGGTTGGTGCCTTTTCTATTTTGAAAGAACTTGTGGTTGTCCTGCCCAACTGTCTTGCAGACCACATTGGGTCACTGATTCCAGGAATTGAAAAAGCATTAAATGTAAGTTATAATGCTGAGTtaaatttttgtttaatttcatgTAGTTTGTGCTACATTGCCATTGCTCATTATTTTGTCTTTTTTTCTTTGCTATATAGGACAAATCATCTACCTCAAATTTGAAGATTGAAGCCTTAATATTTACAAGATTGGTGTTGTCTTCACATTATCCTGATGTTTTCCACCCTCATATCAAGGTAACAGCATGAGTATTAGTTTAATTTACTCTTTGAATTGGTTTTTGTGTACCTTTACCGATTGCGTTTTGAGGGCAATGCTAGTGCTGTAATAGTCTAATGGATATAATATATTATGAGGAAACATATTATAAGTGTAATTTATGATGTAATGGCCCCTAATTGCCccattcttctaataaaaagttcaaTTTCAGCACAAGATATGTTGGCTTGTGCAATTTCCACGCTTTAAGCCCAAAGCCCTCGTGTGAGGGGGCAtattataaagaaaaaaatataaaactgtTAATGTGTCTTCATTTAACAGCTTAAACTTTTGGGACGGTTGGTTCATGATACTTATTAGATTTGTATTTTATGATCAAAATTCTAAGGTCAATAACTCCATCTTCTTCACAGTAAATATCAAAACAGAGGTCGTATCCTTAGTCTATGATTATATCAGTTAGTATGTTGGTTCTGTTTCACATATTTTAGTTTTGGTAAAACTTACTAGATTTGATGTCTTAGTGaagtatttttattttcccCCTTTAATATTTCAATCTATGATGTCTCTAACCCTAGTGATTGTGATGAGTTCAGAAAGTCGCTACAAAATATGCTTCTTctaaatttataattatttattctgTTTCAGTACTTATTGTAACGTTTTCTGTCATCTTTATCAGTTTTCATTTTGTCTTCTATTATGATTAACTCATTGTTTATAGTCCTCTGTTTCTCTTTCTTAAGTCACTTGATTTCTATGGAATAAAATGGTCATCCTGCACTTGATCGTTCAAGGCTTCAAACTTTTGGTTCAATTGTTCTAGGTGTCCTAACGAAGTGAACTGTGTGTATCTAGACTTCAATCTTTGCCATGTTCAGTCTCATGGTTGATATGGTCATGATTACTGTCAGTAATCACGACATGcatgcagttgtaactcttgtATTTCTGCACATTTTAAGTTCAGTGGGCTTCATGTGAGGCTGTCAGTTATAAaaccttctcctcctctcctgtGTTCTTAACAGCATATGTAAGCCTCTAGTTTTGGTGGCTCCATGATACACTTTATTGGTTTAGATGTGCCTGTTGAATTCGTCAATGCAAGGGCAGTGACATTTATTTGCTATTTCAATGTATATTGATTATTGAATATTTATAGTTATGATATATAGCATTATTGTGTAATTTTTTGTTTCTGTTTGTAGGCGCTCTCTGCTCCTGTTCTATCAGCTGTTGGTGAGCGTTATTACAAGGTTACTGCAGAGGCCTTGAGAGTTTGTGGAGAACTTGTTCGTGTTGTGCGACCAAACATTGAGGTATGTATATATCCTCTTTGGACTGAAAACCAATGTTACTTGTTTCTAACAATCAGAATGACATTTTCCTGTAGGTGTCTGGTTTTGATTTCAGACCATATGTCCATCCCATATATAATAGTATAATGTCACGCTTAACAAACCAAGATCAGGATCAGGTTTGTAGATATTTTGTAGAAGgatgtttttaatatttttttttatcatgcataATCTTTTTCCTCTCCAGGAAGTTAAGGAATGTGCTATCTCCTGCATTGGCCTCATTGTGTCAACATTTGGCGACCATCTGAATGCAGAATTACCTGCATGCCTTCCTGTGCTGGTTGATCGGATGGGAAATGAGATAACCCGACTTACAGCTGTTAAGGTTGGCCAGTTGACTTTTGTAACTGAATTTTTTAAATTGTGACTTACATTTGTTATGCAGAAAAACTGTTAATAGTATAGCAGTACGGTAAGGCTAGTATGAGGAAAGTCATAAGGTTTAACAGAGCGATTTTTTGAAGTGTACTCAAATTGAAGGgtgtctattttttttttttttgcttgccCACatggtttttactttttagtatTGATAGAGGTACAAGTCAGTTTCATATGCAACAGTGGTTCTAAGTATTAAGTAATTTGTGAAACATGGGGTACTCTCTGTTtgattgtttttttcttctgcaTAAATTGTTAGAATTTTCCCAAATATCGAATCTATATCTTTCCATTACTTTCTTTGTTAGCTGCCCCTTCCTCCTTTATGTAATTTAGAGTCCAAGTGTCCAAAATCTAAACAATCTGACAGCTACTGGTTCAGATTAAGAAAGAACTAAAGAAATGATAGGATTTTTTAAAAGATAACTCTGAGCCTTGGATGTGTATCCAGGTTAGGAAGAGAATGACTGGATCCATGTTGTTCCCCTCAAAGGGTTATGATTTATGATAGCCGAGGTCCTCTCACTTCAAAACTAATCTCCAACTAAACACTAAACCCCTAAATGGCTATGTTTGTATTGTACTCCTAGTTGCTTACCAGGAAACATGTTAGCTTGAGTAGCAGTATATTCTTTAATATCAAGGTTCTTATGCAGGCGTTTGCTGTCATTACTGCTTCTCCACTTCGGATGGATCTATCGTGTGTCCTGGAGCATGTAGTAGCCGAGTTGACGACATTCCTTCGAAAAGTATGCAATGCTTATCAGATATTTTCTTTAttaacatgtaattttttttttttgaaattccatATTGGACTTAATCTGATTTTGAAGTATCCATAAAGCAAAAATATGAATGTCGACAATATACCGGACTTTTATTATTtcttagtttattttaatttcaatttttagatTAATATAGtctaaaatattatattagaTTAGTAGAATCTAAATTGAAATGCTTTCTATTTAATGGAATTTTGGTGTTTTGATGATCCCTACCTTGTTGACCGCAACTTCTGTATTTCTTTCCACATTAATGCTGCTCTCCAGtgaatattaaatttattataatttccTGGGAGTTCCCCACTGTAAGGGGTGAGAAGTTCTGAGATTTGCTTTGGTGGTTTGCAAACAGGCTAATCGAGCACTAAGACAGGCCACCTTGGGAACCTTAAATTCACTCATAGTTGCTTATGGTGACAAGATTGCTTTGTCTGCTTATGAAGTTATTATTGTCGAACTCTCCGGACTAATTAGGTTTGTCTTACTGATCTACATTTGCACCGGTGATTTGGATTGattgacttttttttatttcttctcATCTTTGTTGCTTGTGTTTCAGTGATTCTGACTTGCATATGACGGCTCTTGCCCTGGAGCTCTGCTGCACATTGATGGGTGACAAGAGGTCAAGTCAAAGTGTTGGTGTGGTTGTTATAAACAAAGTTCTTCCTCAAGCTCTAACATTAGTCAAAAGCTCATTGCTGCAGGGGCAAGCACTTTTGGTAATGTTTATGCATGTGACTGAGCATACCCATTTTAATGATATTAAATATGTCCGTGCTCACATTTTTTGCACTGAATGCTACAGGCTTTGCAGCACTTTTTCGCTGCTTTAGTCTATTCTGCAAACACTAGTTTTGATTCTCTGCTGGAGTCACTACTTGGCTGTGCTAAGCCTGCTCCACAGTCAGGTGGCATTGCTAAACAAGCATTGCATTCAATTGCTCAATGTGTGGCTGTTCTATGCCTTGCTGCTGGTGATCAAAAGTGTTTGTCTACAGTGGAAATGCTTACTGACATTCTCAAGGATGACAGCAGTTCTAACTCGGTAATTTTGCTCTCAACTATTTCTGCTGTGTAGTAAATGTGTTTTGATAATCCACCTATTCAACACCTTATAAAGGTCAATCCTGCTCCAATTGAATCTTGATCTCGCAGCACTGCTATCCGTTTTATATTTGCAGTTTCCCTTCCTTTTTTCTTGTATGGCTTTGCTTCCTGGTTTTGTTAGAATATCTTCAGAGTATTTTAGACAATCTTAAGTATTCTTAGCATTTCTTGATTATCTTTATAAGATCTATAGAATATATTGTGCAGTCACTTATTTGtctcaaaagaaaatgaaatacaTTGCCACAATAGCATCCCTTCAGATTACTCCTAATTTTCTATATGTACTAATCATTGTGTGTTTTCCCTTTCAAAGGCTAAGCAGCACCTTGGTCTTCTATGTTTGGGAGAGATTGGTAGAAGGAAGGATCTAAGCGCACATGCACATATAGAAAATATTGTAATTGAGTCTTTCCAATCTCCTTTTGAAGAGATAAAGTCTGCTGCCTCATATGCCCTTGGTAACATTGCTGTTGGTAATCTTCCAAAGTACTTGCCATTTATCTTGGATCAGATTGATAACCAGCAGAAGAAACAATACCTCCTGCTTCATTCTTTGAAAGAGGTATGTTTCCTCGAAAGAATATATGGTTGGTTACAATTTCTTTCTAATATTTAATATGATGCAATTATGAATTATGATTACTTTCTTATATTTGATATATATGTGATTCTCTTGTCTCTACTTGGCAGGTAATTGTGAGACAATCTGTAGATAAAGCTGAATTTCAAGAGTCTAGTGTCGAGAAAATACTTGATTTACTCTTTAACCACTGTGAAAGTGAGGAAGAAGGGGTGCGCAATGTAGTTGCAGAGTGTCTGGGCAAAATTGCACTCATTGAACCTGTTAAACTTGTTCCTGCACTTAAGGTATCTGAATTTAACTTGGTACCCTGTACTTACGCGTGTGAATTAGATGTTTTATATTTAATGGTTCTGTTTGTATTTTCTAAAATTTGTATAGGTAAGAACAACCAGTGCAGCTGCATTTACTCGAGCTACTGTTGTCATTGCTGTGAAGTACTCTATAGTTGAACGCCCTGAGAAGATAGATGAGATCATATACCCTGAAATATCATCATTTCTGATGCTTATCAAAGATAATAACagggtaagtttttttttttatcaacttaCCCACCAAGAAATTTATCacacttttatttttatgtttatgtgACTTATTTGCTGATTATTATTTGGTTTGAACTTTATTATTACTTATTGTTATAAACGTGCAGCATGTTAGACGGGCTGCTGTCTTGGCTCTAAGCACATTTGCACACAATAAGCCAAACCTCATCAAAGGGCTTCTTTCTGATCTGTTGCCTCTTCTTTATGATCAAACAATTGTTAAGGTAACATGTATTGTGTTATTCTATTTCTTGGGGTTCTGTTGAATATGACATAACAATATAAACCTGACTTTTTCATCCCTATGATTCTTTTGAACTTTTTAAAGTAACCTAATATGTTCTGTAATGGCTTGAGGCTACTGGCTTTTGAAGAACTGCAGGACGTTTTCTGATTTTTATAATGAATTTTTGACAGCAAGAACTGATTAGGACAGTTGATCTTGGTCCTTTCAAGCATACTGTGGATGATGGGCTTGAGTTGAGGAAGGCGGCTTTCGAATGTGTAGACACATTGCTGGATAGTTGTCTAGATCAACTGAACCCCTCATCATTCATTGTTCCTTATCTTAAATCTGGTTTGGATGGTGAGCCCATCTCTTCTAATCACATTTGTTGCTTCTGATTTACTCACCTGatgttaaattttaatttcgacattttttatttcatgttaACTCTTTTCATCATGGATTACCCTTCAACTATTTTTCCTTGCATTTTAGCACAAGTTAAGATGTCAAATTGTGTTTTTTAGATCATTATAATGTTAAAAAGCTTGTGTTTTTCAGATCATTACGATGTTAAAATGCCTTGTCACCTGATACTTTCGAAACTAGCTGATAATTGTCCTTCGGCAGTCCTAGCAGGTTCATTTTTTCTCTGTTGAAGTATTAAGATTTTGGTGTATAGCTTTTCTCTTTTTGTAACTTGGATTTCACCTTTCAGTGTTAGATTCATTGGTGGATCCTCTCCAGAAGACTATTAATTTTAAGCCAAAGCAAGATGCTGTCAAGCAAGAAGTAGATCGAAATGAAGACATGATCCGAAGTGCACTCCGAGCTGTTGCATCCTTGAATCGCATAAGGTTTGTATTTGCGCTGTTTGTGAACAAAGCTACTTATATTTTCCATGACTTATCTGAGACATaacaaattcaaaacaaaatatATCAATAAAGTTACACCTTTTTAAGAATACACTATCAGCTTGCCATCTTTACTTGTTAAACGTAGAGACAAATATGTTCCTCAAATTACAAAATGGAACATTCCTTCAATGCAAGTGCTAGAATATTAAACAATTGAACGCATAAGAAATATTTGgtgcaagtgtacgaataccatGCTTAATATAAATACTAGTGTCTCATCTCATCAATGCTTACATAGATCTTTGATTTATTCTTTTACAGTAATATTTAAatgaataatttaaattatagttGTTTTGATGTTGTATTCTATAGAATACCAtatttaatcattttttaatatgagcaacccccccccccccccccccccacaccaACACATGGTACATTGCAAATTTACAGTTTTAAATGGATAAAATTCAGTTTAGGCACATAAAGCTTTAAAAACTTACTATTGAAGATGTTCTTCAATGGGTTACGGTGAAGGCATACATGCTCTTCCTTGATAAGCGGATTCTTTATTGTCAAACCATGTTAATTGGATGTAATGACAGAAGTAAATTGGATTTTTTTTCCCTTCTGTTTATCATCTTTGCATTACTGTCCATGTGGCTTATCTAATATATCTTCTGAAAATTTGCATTCTGCAGTGGAGGAGATTGCAGTGTCAAGTTCAAGAGTCTTATGAATGAAATCTCAAAATCACAAACTCTCTGGGATAAGTATTATTCAATCCGCAATGAATAATGCACATGCACCACCGATATATTTTGTTCTTTATTCAGGAAGGAGTGATTAAATATCAACTGTCAGAGCATGTGTGTGATTAATTTTGCCTTCATGGAAAAAAGTGATGCAGTGGTTTGAAACCCATTGATGCTAGGGGTCTGGAAAACTAGTTCAATTTTTTGTTGTATAGGATAAAAGATTTTGCCttttttgtactttttttaACATGAAAGGTCTAGCAATTGTGCAAATGCtaatggaaattgaaaaccatcTTGGTATCTGCGAGCAATGATTTTGTTCTTGTTTTAAtatgggtaaatagccaagttggtctCTGAAAGTATCAACCGCCTTCAAGTTGGTCCCTACACTTCTAAAAAGTCTCCTGCAGTCCTTGAATGTGACAAAGTGCATTCAagttagtccctgacgttaaaaatCTTAACAGACGTTAACGGAGAGACTGACATGTCATGTTTTTTTCCACTTGGAAATCCCACGTAGGAAAGAGATTTGACCGAAACATGAaatcttcaatttagtccctattGTTGAAAAAATGTCTTTCTCGCCCTATCTTCCTCTACCTCttcccaccaccatcaccctctctTCCGGGAACCTTCCTCCCCAACTATCCACCCACTCCACCACTACAACTCTAAAATCCCAACTCAAACCATAAAACAAAAAACCCAAAACCCCAAACCTTGATTCTGATTCATGAAGTCAAGAAGatgaattttagaattgaaacACAAACACGTACTGTTGTGGTGAAAACGCAATCCATTTACGTTAAAGACATGCCTTGATTCTTCTAGAGCACCATGACTTTGATGAGAAACTTTCCAATCCACCTTGCCCATTGTATTGCATACCGAAATGAGCATtgaccatcatcatcatcataactACGATCATGATCTCTATCAGACATTCTGCTTCTTTAGCCGTATAGGTAATCATCAACACTTTGACAATTAACCAATACTTGCGCTAAATTTACCAAAACTAGCCATCAAAGCCTCCTTTCATAGTCATTGCAGATTATAGAAACAAAAGGAAGAAGACCCATAAGCAAAAAAATGCCCAGATCCATAACTGCAATCATCTACCATAATCATCCACCCtaaacgaagaagaagaaaacctagaAGAACAAACAACCCAGATCCGTCACCACAGTCATCTAGCATAATCATTTACCGAGAAGAATAAGAAAAATCCAAAAACCCAGATTCGTCACCGTAATCATCTACCATAGCCAACAAAACCCGACCGGTACTCATTTTCCCCAATTTCTAGA
This window harbors:
- the LOC130713938 gene encoding cullin-associated NEDD8-dissociated protein 1: MANLALTGILEKMTGKDKDYRYMATSDLLNELNKATFRADSDLELKLKNIIIQQLDDAAGDVSALAVKCLAPLVKKMSEARVAEMIAQLCVKLLNAKDQHRDTASIALKTVVAEVSTQSLAQSILSILSPELIKGITGPGMGTDIKCECLDILCDVFHKFGNLMAVDHELLLSSLLSQLSSNQASVRKKTVTCIASLSSSLSDDLLAKATVEVVTNLKNKAAKPDMTRTNIQMIGALSRAVGYRFGPHLGDTVPVLINYCNKATENDEELCEYSLQALESFLLRCPRDISVYCDEILHLTLAYLSYDPNFTDNMEEDNDDEGHEEEEDEESENEYTDDEDVSWKVRRAAAKCLAALIVSRPEMLSKLYDEACPKLIDRFKEREESVKMDVFNTFIELLRQTGNVTKGQIDENETSPRWLLKQELSKIVKSINRQLREKSIKTKVGAFSILKELVVVLPNCLADHIGSLIPGIEKALNDKSSTSNLKIEALIFTRLVLSSHYPDVFHPHIKALSAPVLSAVGERYYKVTAEALRVCGELVRVVRPNIEVSGFDFRPYVHPIYNSIMSRLTNQDQDQEVKECAISCIGLIVSTFGDHLNAELPACLPVLVDRMGNEITRLTAVKAFAVITASPLRMDLSCVLEHVVAELTTFLRKANRALRQATLGTLNSLIVAYGDKIALSAYEVIIVELSGLISDSDLHMTALALELCCTLMGDKRSSQSVGVVVINKVLPQALTLVKSSLLQGQALLALQHFFAALVYSANTSFDSLLESLLGCAKPAPQSGGIAKQALHSIAQCVAVLCLAAGDQKCLSTVEMLTDILKDDSSSNSAKQHLGLLCLGEIGRRKDLSAHAHIENIVIESFQSPFEEIKSAASYALGNIAVGNLPKYLPFILDQIDNQQKKQYLLLHSLKEVIVRQSVDKAEFQESSVEKILDLLFNHCESEEEGVRNVVAECLGKIALIEPVKLVPALKVRTTSAAAFTRATVVIAVKYSIVERPEKIDEIIYPEISSFLMLIKDNNRHVRRAAVLALSTFAHNKPNLIKGLLSDLLPLLYDQTIVKQELIRTVDLGPFKHTVDDGLELRKAAFECVDTLLDSCLDQLNPSSFIVPYLKSGLDDHYDVKMPCHLILSKLADNCPSAVLAVLDSLVDPLQKTINFKPKQDAVKQEVDRNEDMIRSALRAVASLNRISGGDCSVKFKSLMNEISKSQTLWDKYYSIRNE